A window of the Oryza brachyantha chromosome 5, ObraRS2, whole genome shotgun sequence genome harbors these coding sequences:
- the LOC102699587 gene encoding RING-H2 finger protein ATL72-like, whose translation MVMEARQHYSARAVFLLVAPTAAAAPPSISPAPAALPGVAGALPGAGEAVEDGHGGGPLAVSFNTNAIVLLALLVCGIVAAVALHVVLQCALRVTRRACSYGADGAAGGRLQELPRRATAGRGGGGGHTHTGQGDVGRKRTPPLSKTIPRVAYTEGLELAGSSPSECAICLTEFARGEQLRVLPRCNHGFHPRCIDRWLAARPTCPTCRQAPFAAEPVKPEPDHAPAPTPGAVHTVRVIIVTTQ comes from the coding sequence ATGGTCATGGAAGCGCGGCAGCACTACTCCGCCAGGGCAGTATTCCTCCTCGTTGcgccaacggcggcggcggcgccgccgagcatATCTCCCGCACCGGCGGCGTTGCCAGGAGTTGCCGGCGCTCTGCCGGGCGCCGGTGAGGCCGTCGAGgatggccacggcggcggtcCCTTAGCCGTGTCGTTTAACACCAACGCCATCGTCCTGCTCGCCCTCCTCGTCTGCGGCATCGTCGCCGCGGTCGCGCTCCACGTCGTCCTCCAGTGCGCGCTCCGCGTCACGCGGCGCGCGTGCAGCTACGGggcggacggcgccgccggcggccggctgcAGGAGCTGCCGAGACGCGCCACCgcgggaagaggaggaggaggaggccacaCCCACACGGGGCAGGGCGACGTGGGCAGGAAGcggacgccgccgctgtcgaAGACGATCCCGCGGGTGGCGTACACGGAGGGGCTCGAGCTGGccggctcgtcgccgtcggagtGCGCCATATGCCTCACCGAGTTCGCGCGCGGGGAGCAGCTGCGCGTGCTGCCACGCTGCAACCACGGTTTCCACCCCCGCTGCATTGACCGGTGGCTCGCCGCGCGGCCGACGTGCCCCACATGCAGGCAAGCACCTTTCGCCGCCGAGCCCGTCAAGCCGGAGCCGGACCATGcaccggcgccgacgccgggcGCTGTGCACACGGTGCGGGTGATAATAGTCACTACTCAATAG